ACAgacatttcttcattttaagGAGACACAAGCGAAAGAGGTCGGTGACTAAATGATGTTTCAAAGgttttagaaatgaaaaattCACTGAATTTTAGCATGAAAGTGTTTTAATATTGAAACACTGAACATTGGTCCACACTGTTTTTCTAAAGATAAaactgtttgcttgttttgtttttttgctttgggTGAGTTTGGCAAAGCAGCAACATgagataaactttattgatctcacGCAGGGGAACTGCAGCACAAGTACAAGAACAGATGTGcagtgtaaataagcaactttaGAAAACTCGAACGctagaaacatttaaatgaaacatggaAAAACAACTAAGAGAGTACAAAACACATCCAGCGTAAATGGTGAGGAGACGGGGACGCtgcaataaaaattaaatacaaaaattgcACTTTAGGTGGAGAGTAATGTGTCTGCAGACAGCAGCATGAAATACAGTTATTACACCAGCTGTGTGTCATAATCCAAACACAGCAATGTGGACAGTTGAGTAGTGTGACTGAAttatagctgtgtgtgtgtgtgtgtgtgtgtgtgtgtgtgtgtgtgtgtgtgttatttctgtGCATGCACAGTGTGTCTGCTCTAGAGGACCCCCCCTCTATTTCTGGCTGCTACctgatctctgtgtgtgtgtgtgtgtgtgtgtgtgtgtgtgtgtgtgtgtgtgtgtgtgtgtgtgtgtgtgtgtgtgtgtgtgtgtgtgtgtgtgtgtttcgacTTTTCAAATTACACTTTAATTGATGTTCTCACTGCAGACTTTTGGCATTTAGCGGCGTGTCGCTCGCGGCTCTCGTATCCACAGTCGAGGGGACATCTGTGAGGTTACGGTCCAAAACGTGCACACGGGGCGTATTTTAAAGGCCGATTACGACATTTAAACCTGACTTATTTAAATACGGCATCTTTTAGACcaacaaaaagtaaataaataaaggatttgGGCTGGGTTTCGTTATCAGCGCTTTAATGATACCTTAATTTGGAGactataaacatgttttgaccCCGTTTGTGGTAAATAAACCTTCACCTAAATAAAATTTAGTCTAAAGTCACAAAAGTTTCCTGATTTTAAAAAGAGGAAACGTCTGATCAAATAATAAGTAAAGCAGCCTGAGAATCAGACAAAGCATCTAACACCAAACTTCGATATCTGGCACTTTTCAATTCTTGATTGTGCAGACGGACGCTCAGCACGTGTGATGTGATGCAGTCCTTTACGGGATTTCTCAGCCAGAACTGTGTAACTGTGTtacagcatttagaccttcGTCTTGGGAAATAGAACTAatttaactgaataaataaaatatgaaaagtcCAAGTATCGGTGGGACTCGGACCTGTGACGTCGTGGCTGCAGCCCTGCATCAGACTGAGGGCGAGCTCTTGGCCTACACGTCTGTTTTCGTGAGCCACCGCCCGCTGGTCCTGAGGCAGCCGAAGCTAAAAACGCCCTCCTTCACCTTTTTGCGGATGTAaagttcattcatttattatcgAACGTGTTGACAATCGACAGCCGGTTAATCGTTAAGAAATGACGCAACACAAAGTGccctgcatttttaaaaaaatatatatttgagaaGTTGGCATCTTACAGTAAATCGGTTCACTTTTGGATTCTGGGTCAATTTCGGATAAACTGAGTAACTTTGATTGGCAAACGGGCGCTCAGGTTGAAATAATTAACGCTGTTGGTCAGAACATGAACCTCTGATGCTGACATCATGCAGGAGAGTCGCGTGTTTCTAACGTCGAGGAGATcgttttaaagaaaaactactTTGTGTTAATTTCCTTCCTCTTGTGTCCGTCCCACAGATGTGcacccccagaaacactcccgCCACGCCGCCGAACTTCCCGGACGCCATCACCATGTTCTCCAAACTGCGGGCATCCGAGTGCGGCTCCAGCGCCGGCAGCGGCCCCTCCCAGGTGTCCATGGCCTGCTCCCCCCCGGCCCCCTCCTCCACGTCGGGCTTCGGCTCCTTCTGGGCCTCCTCGCCGCCCAGCCACCAGCCGGCCTGGCTGCCCCCGTCGTCGCCCACCGGCCACCACatgcaccaccaccactaccaccacatGCAACAGACTCCCATGTGGCCCCCCGTCTCTCAGCCCAGCGGCTCCCAGCAGCCCCCCGTCGTATCGGCGCTCCACGGCCAGAGATGAGACTGAGccgcgggggggggggggcagggaGGGAGGCCTGGTTCAAGTGTAGCCACATGATTATGTTTTGGGAGTGCGAGGGGGAGCGATATCAGGGGGGGGGCGAGTGGGTGGGTATTTCAGGGGTGGAGGGGGTTCATGTGtgaaatgagaggagaaaagacaaagaaactgCTGTTTCCCTCTCCTGTTTTTCTAAACTGAAGACGAGcagcttcctctctgtcttcatcaCAAGTCATCCAGCCGAGGAAGAACCTGGAGGGTCACTGATGACACGAGAAACTTCAAAGTCTCTGAGCCCAGAAACacggttttttttttttggggggatgatGCAGAAACTTCTTTTCATCATCAATGCAAACAAGCCCAGGACCCACCAGAGCACCGAGGACAGGAGCCATGTGATCTTTGGTTTTTTTAGAAACTCTTCTTTCATGAGGTTCAGAAATACTCTGGCAGGAAGTCGTCAGCAACCAGCAGATAAACAGAAGCAGCGGAGCTCAAATCAGAGAATGTTTCCGCacgtgtgtttatgtttttttttgggggatTGTAGATGTGTATTAACGCTGTAGCCATAAAGTGGAGTTTCATCTACAGCCataaaagtgcttcacacagcGAAACGCTGAGCTGAGGTGTGAGTCACAGCAGTCACACACCTGAGCATCAGGAACATCTGGTGATCGTTGGAATAAAAACACTCCTCAAATAATCTGGATGACAAATTATTCTGCTGCTCACTAAGACAGCTTGCTGATCCAATCACAGGCTTGCTGCTGGAAGTAACGTGCTCAGTTTGTACGGCGTGAAAcgcaaaattaaaaaaagttttattatcaGTTCGATGGAGCCGGAGTCATGACGTCACTTCCTGCCTTGCCACGGGCTTCTGATAAACGATATTAGgtcattgttttaaataattacCGTTCCTATCTAAACATATGAAGTGAACCACACTACGTACTGTTGAGAACGGTTAAATGCTGGATTTCTAGTCATTTGTGTTATTGCAAATGTCGGTTTCACGTCGGCTGTCTGttgacattacattattttagatttttttttttttacacacagaaCTTGTGCTCAGATGTTTCTCGTGTATAACATACGCATAAAAACAGCCGCAGATCTTCGCGTTGCAGCAGACGGAATATTCTTTCATCCAGATGCTTGAAGAGCGTTTTCAGGATCCTGGAAAAACCAGGACGTGTTGGCGCTCTGAGACCTGGGGGGGGTTCGGTTGGTGAACGGAGAAAGACGAACTGTACAGTTCAAATCTGATGATTTGAAAGAGTTTGCATTCACTTGATTGACGGAGAGCTGCGGCGCTTATAGCGTAGTTTTGGTTCTGAATCGTTTCGCCCCGACTGTCAGAGACCAGACTTTTAGCGGAAGTGTAGTTTTTAATTTTCCTGATTGCTGGCTTGCCGGGGCAGATCGATTTCCTGCTCGGTTTGATAATGAGAGGCAGTTTTGTAAATAAAACCTCAGCCAAAAGACTTTCAGTTACGCAACTCACAGAAAACGCACGTTAATCTGATTTAAGAGTGTTTTGACGTAGATGGGCGGTGAGCtgccatgtttctgtctgtctgtctgtctgtctgtgggggGTTAGAGGCCAACTCAGTGATTTTCCACACAACCTTTCAGACGCTCAACCACTCCTACCTCTGTGTGTGAACGGGAGAGGCCACACATGTGACACAGACAGGACCAGACGGTTCAAACCAGCAGAGACTGCTGCTGAAGAACCTGCAGCAGAGCTCGATGGGCGGGGGAAATATCTGTGTTCAGACCTCTGATGCGAATTCAGCCGTAGATGATTGTTCAGatccacaaaaaacacaaaaacaacaactgtccTCTTCACACAGGATCTCATGTATGTCTCACGAGAAAACCACCAGTAGATTTAGTTTtaatagtgaaaaacaaaaagtcacCTGCACTTCACGAGAAAGAGGAAGCTGTCGGAGAGCGATGGATCCAGAAATAAAGGACaaacttctctttctttcttttttttttaaacacagattTTGTTCTTCACAGCTTCACACAGACAATCAGCTGTTTCTGTATGATTTTCCTGTTCTTCTTGTCGCACCTGCTCACCTTTAGCGCAGGTGTCTCCGGGAGGTCGGGCTTCACTCTCAGAGCCGTTATTTCCCCTCCATTAAACTGCCAAATGAATACTGTTCAAATCCAACAACCTGATGCTAAAAGGTTATATTGTTAACGTCTGCTCCAGAAATGAATCGAATGATCGGTCACGTGAAAGGAACGATCCACCCTGacactttgtctttttcatcCCTGAGCTCGGTTGTTTCTTGCTGGAGCTGTGTACATTTCTGGTTTCGGTGTCAGAACCTCAATCCCAAAGAGCAACACGGCTTCTTTCAGCAGAACATTCTGCCTAAATGGCTCCACAGCCATCACACAGACATGTACCTCCCTTTCTCTGGGTAACTGACCTTTAAAGGACCACACTTTACATTTCTGTCGACCGTTCTGGATTCAAGAAAGACAGGTTTACATTTTTAGATTATCTGTCGCAGGCAGCCGAGGCTTTGATTCGCTTTGGCACTTTGGTACGAGAGTCAGTTCGCAGACTGTCGAAGCTTCCTTCAGCCGTGTAATCCATCACTGTGAACTCTGCGGCCTCCGAGGCTGTTTCTCGATTCCTCCGCTAGCCGTGTGCTCAGTGAAACATCAGGTGGCCGACAACAGGTCAtcaaatgttttggtttgtgtccgaccaacagtccaaaacacaaagacagtttACTGCCGTGTAAGacaagtaaaagcagcaaattctcacattttaaaGCCGGAAACCATCGAATGTTTTACGACTTTTATTATCtttcactttaaaaaatgactttacattgtggattaatcaattatcaaaatagctgaaGACTGATCTTTACATTACCC
This genomic interval from Siniperca chuatsi isolate FFG_IHB_CAS linkage group LG21, ASM2008510v1, whole genome shotgun sequence contains the following:
- the ubald2 gene encoding UBA-like domain-containing protein 2; this encodes MKILLLLLEAAETGTQDWASRSGGVDRSGDFTCFVLFSTRRQLRAAWKVAMSVNMDELRHQVMINQFVLTAGCAADQAKQLLQAAHWQFETALSSFFQEANIPGHHHQMMCTPRNTPATPPNFPDAITMFSKLRASECGSSAGSGPSQVSMACSPPAPSSTSGFGSFWASSPPSHQPAWLPPSSPTGHHMHHHHYHHMQQTPMWPPVSQPSGSQQPPVVSALHGQR